catggaagaagattatgatatgcccctaattttaggGAGACATTTTCTTGCCACAGGGAGAGCTTTGATTAATGTTCAACAAGGAacacttagccttagaatttatgatgagacAGTTACTTTTAATGTGTTTAAGGCTACGAAACATTCTAATGGCAATGAAAAAGAAGTATTAAGGATAGATGACATTGATGATTTAGCAGAGAGATTAGATGAGCCtatagaaaattgcattgctaaTTTTTTTGATGAGCAGgaacaaattttaaatgccaAAAACAAAGCTGGGGCCATGGGCTATTtggagaaaaaacaaaaaggttaTCCATCCAAAAGAGACAACTTGCTACTTTTGGatgtttcttctccttcttcaaaAGCCAAACCACCAAGTtgtgaaaaggaaaaattaataaGGGTACTTAGAgagcaaaagaaggggattggATGGAAAGTTGTTAACATTCAAGGGATAAGTCCATCAACCGACATGCACAAAATTTTGACAGAAGAAGGATTCAAGCCTCCGTGAAGATGAAAActtagtcaagctaatgactataaacAATCGCttcttgggaggcaacccaaactctttttcctttttgtttctattatttcattttagtttGTTGAATAAATATGGCCAATAACCCATACTTGTGATGTTGTGCAGgttcaaaagaaaagaaaataaagttgatTCAATTTGAACTGGCATGGGTATTCGTAACGCTCAATTATGTGGCCAGGGgagtattcatttttcattctactttttctttgtctttcacattgaggacaatgtgttaaataagtttgggggtgttgaattattaatttttaatatatgctatttgttttgtttgggtgtttttgatattaaaattttttgcaaaacttaTATCAAGTGTATATTTGGCCAACCCCTAAACTAGAAAATTttgtgaaagataaaataagtaGAACTTGTTATTTGGAATCATGATTTACATTTGGGTTCTTTATTGTGTTTAACATTGAGTCTTTAATTTGGAATAAGCAATAtcttataaagcaagattaagtATATTTGGGTTATAAGATTATTGAAGTACATGTTCTTTGTGAAGTTGTGTGAGTTGTGTGACTATGCATGAAAGATAAATGCAATGCTTTTCTTGTGATTATTCCTTCTGAGCTAGGCCTAAACAGGGTTTAAGTAAATAGGGTGAATAATGTTGAGCGAGATGGAGtataaaatgcactcgttcagtaaaaaaaaaaaaaaaacgagatggagcataaaatgcactcgttcaattagcaaaaaaaaaaaaaaggaaacaaagcaagaaaaagagaaaaagaagaaaaaagaaaaaaaaagaacccTACTTTGCTACCTTTGTTTGTAGTAGTGAGAAGGGATGGTTGCAAGAATGGTTGTTGCACTATTCAATCGTGCGGGTTACATGACAAAACATAATTGAGCTTAGAATTTTGTATGGATTCTTGAACTGAGGAACGTAAGTATGCTTAGTTTCTTTTATTTgctattgttatattttaaattgagGATTTAAATGTGGGCATAACAAAGGATTTGAATGTGATGAATGATTCCAATCATAAGTTTTGTGTTTGagtatagaatttattttcttcgttTGAGGATAAGCACTAATTCAAGTTTTGGGGTATttgatgtgggaatttatttacacatttattggtcataattgagtagtgttttaagtattttatatgtgttttatctataattatctaatattttaagtttcttttatatatatttaatttttagtattttttgttattttacataaatgttACTTTGTGTTtaggttgaaaaaaataaataaaaataaaaataaaaaaataaaaagatattataaagttaatactataaattaatattacaatataaataaaaaataaatattataaataattaaaattaatataattaaaagtatattaaatattatattatctattatattttttatatataatatatattttattatattatatatatatatatttgtgtgtgtgtgtgtgaagtggCGTGCGTGAGTTAAGTGGgtgcatataataatttattaatataataaatggagtCCAATTGCAATGCAATTGGAACTCCACTCCATGccctgcatatatataataataacataaaggAGGATTGGGATTTGGCAGAGAATCAAGGAGCGGTGGACTCAAGGCAATTGAAGGCAGCGGCACAGTGAAGAGAAATTTGGCAAAGCAGTGAACAGAAGGGAATTAAGGGCTTGCGCAAGGGAAGATTGAAGAGGGACGCAACAACAGTAGGCGCAACAGATGCGAGCAATGTACATCCAGCACTCAGATCTATTTTAGATCTGGGCTAGggaattttctcttcttcttgatttaattaattcctttatgctttcattgttattttggattttaattaattttgccaTGAATTAATTTGTTGAACTAAGGCTATGTATTGGCTGAAACtatgatgatgcattttttataattttatatgattgaataatttgggttatgttgagttgtgtggtattAAATTTAATGCTTGTAAATAATTGGtcactatttacatgatttgatgcctaatcttgagacCGAAGTGAGATAGTTTGGAGATTGCATCATaggtaccatacaccataaagtaaaaccgactagaaatagaattcaGTTTCTTTGTGCGGCTTTTAGCGATACGTTAGGAATTTCACAATTTGTaatgcattttcatttaattaaactttcatagaaatataggaaattattaaatgaaGATAGACTCGTTATAACCTAGAAATAAGATAACGAATGCATTAGGAGATTTCGCCGTCACATACTCAATTGACCAATTCATTCCCATAAAAATCTATTATTTGCATTGCATAGCTAGGTTCATACATGagccttagttattaaaatccattgatttcttgattcaaatttcattccaaatcaattttattttgttaatctaattaatttattttttctgttctttattaaatctgaaatttttattatctaaataataaagaaagtttataaatttggtaTTGAAAATCTTTCCTCGTGGGAACAatattcttacttactattatattacttgttcgacccgtacacttgcggtatattttagggtgatcaGTACTATAGAAAGCTTGGGCAGCAATCCAcgagtacatatatatatatatatatgctaattACACATTTGCCCCACTTATTCTCATTAATTCTACgtatgaatttttaataatagcaCTTGGGTCCTCCAAgaccttaattaattacatcaagccacttaaattcttgattttcccaaaattaattatcgaCACTTACTCGGGAATATTGATTTTGTCCCTGCACCTGCATGAGACCtctattcgacccgaaaacacttcagGGTTGTCTTACTCACAAAATCAAACCACCCCtaggtcccctcagcttctcgGAAGTCCTCTATGACCATTCGATATTgacacccactcgggcttatacagaatttattccaaaaattattcccgatcggactgcttccagcgtcattatcctcatctcgagacgctcaccaatctcttgctctcttccctggacatccaagtctcaAGACACTCCCTGCCGTCAactcgataattttattaattaatttctcgaaattgaCCATTCGGCTTCCCAGACCACCTGAGgttctttcaaaataatcaaaattatttatttttcaataccatataataccgggtattacactccCTCACATGCCTTTGTCGCCATGGCCTCCACCATACGTGGACAATAGCACTACCATTGTTGGCCTCTTATCTCACTATTGTTTATTTCTACTATtattatccttttttttattttgtaggtgtattttttttttttcaattctatCTATCTTCAAGCTAAACTTTGGTCTGCCAATTCAATGATTCCATGTTTCTACTTCAAACTAATGTTGATATAGTTATTTGAAGtgctatgtatatatatatatatatatgtatatgtgtgtgtgtatttcgTAGCATGTTTTTCatttgtgtttgttttgagCTCTTAGTTATTTGGATTAGCAAATGATTTTTAGCTGGACTCTACTAATTGAGACAAACATACTTAATTTACTTGTCTAAGTTGCAATTATTTGCAAGTCTTATGCAATTATTTACAAATCATCGGACAATTTCTTTTGAAGataagggatttttttttattcgatGGTATTATGAGATTCAATATATTGggcatttcttctttttcttctttctggGCTAAGTAGGGTTTTCGATGATAAAACCCAATATCTAGGTTTGATTGCCAAATCTCTAGATTTGATCATCAACCTACCCACCGTAATGAACTTTAGTGAAGTCCATGGCGGTGATTGGCAATTGTGACCAACCATCACTTGCTAAGTTTTCTAACCACCCTAGGCCCatctttcttttgtaatttacaAAGAAGATAGAATAAGagtatttctaaaatttcacAAAAGTTAAAAAGTGTTAAGGAATTACAGGGTAAACTAAACTGTTGTGAGTTTTCAAGAGTCAAGGAGGcctatattttatcttttaaaaatagaaGGATGGTTGATACATTTTTGGGGGTGtttatgcaaaaaaataaaaataaaacaatagatattttttgttttctttgattttattttaaacttgaGAATAAATAGAAAAGGAGAAATATTTAAcattgtaatatttttaaaggtaagaatattctttaatttttagaatatagTTATAAATTACACTGAAACattttaattctctctctctctttccctcttatatatatatatatgtgtgtgtgtgtgtgtgttttagaTCCATCATTTGGTCAAGggcaatgttttaaaaatcggactGGACGGGTCGGTTTAATCGTAGAACCAGTGGCTTATTCAATCTGATTTgacttaaaaaaattgatggCTTTCAACCAAGTCAAAATCGGTCAAAATGCGGTCGGACCGGTGAACCGAGAACTGGGTTTACCCCGATTTTTTCACTGCCCTCActcacttttaaatttttaattattaattaattctgatATACCCTGCAAACTTAGATaattacaagacctaaaagagtcgcgagacatggacatgaagcccaaaggtccaacgggttgtaggagatcaaggaaacaagctgAAAGAGCAAGAGGttgagccgagaccaagtggggaggacccactcgaTTATGCTGAGTAGGTACTATactgctttggttttttgggcataactttctcatacgagtttcgattgagctgattcaaagtcctatgaaaaagataagagaattatctacaactttcatgttttgagttttaagagattcgagCTTAATCAATGTGTAAATCGGGCATGAAGTTGAGgtatgggaaccactcaaaattGAACCGAGGAAATGGGCAAAAtaaggcatgaccgagtgaccccccactcagtcatagtcgagtgggcttgggccaatctctcttcttttccctcTTAGATAGGCTGCGAAATCATCGAAACGGGCGGTGAGATTCTCGCCCTGATTGTCGCacgtctcctctctctcctccgctataaataggagaccatgctttcatcacaaggtacgcacttTTGGGCTTCTCAACACAATTCTATATTTTTGGCTCTcgagaactaacttaggcatcggagggtttgcgcgagGACCCCCACCCGCACCCTAACATTGCTCTCGTTTtgcaggtcactcggttatggaAGGCCACTCGATTATCTAAGGCCACCCAGTTATCTAAGACCACTCAGTTatgagggccactcggttatccaagacTACTTGGTCATCCAAgcccactcggttatcttgggcgACCAGATCATTAGACCCTCAGTGCGCCTCAgtgacgagaccctcagctcaccttggtcacgagaccctcagcacACGTGCACGTTGGAGACGAGATTCTACTCTTATCGCACCTTGGCAACAAGACTCTCGGGACACTTGACTCTCAGAATCTCAAAAATTCGCAAGTCTTTAGAAACTCCCATAGTCAACCACGCACCTTACATTCTCCTacgtaaaaaaaaatagattgttgtattttgacaacaacaatttctTTAATAACATAGatagtaattatatataaaatattagttatttattaattaataataatatttctcataataatatacaGAATgctagtatttaaaaaatatatttaatatatatattatttaattataaaatatatatatatgacatcattcGATCAAATCATTCCCATTTAATCAATCGGACCAATTAACTTATGACCTAATTAATAGCCGAGTTCAATATCCAGTCCAATATCCAGTCCCATTTTTAAGACATTGGTTAAGGGCAGAACTGGACGGGGCGTAAATTCAGAGAGAAGGACCGTACGTGGCGTTGGCAATAGTCTCAGAACTGAACTGTCAATCTTCAGTTCGTATATTGGCCAACGACCATCACCAGAACCAAACTGACAATTCCCAAGGGAGTCTCCGACCAGAGTGAGTGAAATGCCCTCGCCAACGATCGTCATTCCTCAAGTCACTCTGTTTCTGCCTCCTCCTCGTCCTGATATTCAACCACCCAGATCATCAACCCAACGAAAGAACTTCAAGACAACAGTTACAAAGAACTTTCGTCGTGATTTCCCCCAAAACCTTGGTTCTTTTTCATGGGTAAATCCACCATCAACTACCCATTTTTCTGATCTCCTTAACTCCCAAGAAGAGGCACAAACCGGGTTCTCTAGTAATCCATTGATCAATCAGTTGGTCCATCCCAATGTTCTGGCATCCCGGCTTCAGTCATGTTATTCGGTTGAGGAAGTCAGAAAGTTACATGCAATTGCCTTAAAGTGTTTCACGAGCTCAGTAACATATGTGGATAATAATTTGATCAGTGCCTATTTGAGATTCGGAGATTTGGTTTGTGCATGTAAACTGTTCGATGAAATGTCTGTGCGTAATGTTGTTTCTTGGACTGCTATTCTAAACGGGTATTTGAGATTTGGGCTAAATGATGAAGCATTATGGTTCTATAAGGAATTTATTGGAAGCGGGGTACGCGCAAATTGTAAGACTTTCGTGTGTCTTCTAAATTTATGCAGTAGGAGATTGGATTATAGGCTTGGGCAACAAGTTCATGCCTGTATAATAAAAGGTAATTCAAGTAATTTAGTTGTAGATAGTGCCATTGTCTATTTTTATGCACGATGTGGTGACTTGTTAAGTGCAGTTTGTGCATTTGATACGATGCCAAATCACGATGTAGTTAGTTGGACAACAATGATTTCTGTGTGCTCACAGCTCGGGTGGACGGAGGAGGCCTTATCACTATTCTCAAGAATGCTATTAGAAGGATTTTCCCCAAATGAATTTACAGTGTGTAGTGTTCTGAAGGCTTGTGGGGATAAGAAGGCACTCAAGTTTGGCAAACAGCTACATGCAGCTGTGGCTAAGAAGGTTTTCAAGAATGATGTATTTATTGGGACTTCTCTGGTAGATATGTATGCAAAATGTCAGGAGATTGCAGACTCTAGGAAAGTCTTCGATggaatgagaaagagaaatacTGTTACATGGACTTCAATTATAGCAGGGTATGCTTGCAATGGACTTGGCGAGCAGGCCATAAGTCTCTTCAGAATAATGCGTAGACGTAATATATTTGTTAACAACTTGACCATGGTAAGCGTGCTCAAGGCATGCGGCTTGGTTAGATGTTTGCAGCTGGGAAAGGAAGTTCATGCTCAATTAATCAAGAATTTCACTCAGAGTGATATTTACATAGGAAGCACCCTCGTGTGGCTCTATTGCAAGTGCAATGAGTACTCTGCAGCATCCAAGGTCCTTCAGTTAATGGCTTTCAAAGATGTCGTCTCATGGACTGCTATGATTTCAGGTTGTGCTGGTCTCGGTCATGAGTATGAGGCTCTTGAATTCTTGAAAGAAATGTTAGGGGAAGGTGTTGAGCCAAACCCTTTTACCTATTCATCTGCTTTGAAGGCTTGCGCTAAATTGGAAAATATAGAGCAAGGGAGATTGATTCACTCTTCTGTGAGTAAGACCCCAGCCTTTTCTAACGTGTTTGTGGGCAGTGCTTTGATTTTCATGTATACGAAATGTGGGTATATTTCTGAGGCGATCCAAGTTTTTGATAGCTTGCCAGAAAGGAATCTGGTGTCATGGAAGGCTATGATTGTGGGTTATGCAAAGAATGGGTTGTGCCAAGAGGCTTTGAAGCTCATGTATCGGATGCAAGCAGAGGGTGTTGCGGTGGATGACTACATACGCGCAACAGTTCTAACAGCATGTGGAGACATCGACTGGAATAAGGATCCTTCAACCGAGCATTGCTTGCATTCAACTTGATCTGTCGTCACAACAAAACTCCAGTTTTTAGGATGAAACTTTGAATGAAATTGATCTTTGATGGCTGGCCACAGATCGGGATGTATCGACTAAATTGTGGAATGCAGACCAAACGTGGATCAGAAAGAACATACAGCAATCAATCACTGTGAGAAACTGTGCATGTAAACAGAGCGTTTGTTGTATAGTTTAGCTAAGAAAGAAATTCGGCCAAAGGCACCTCCCTACTGAAAGGAAGACGGGGAACATGTGGGGGTCCAGATTTCTGCAATCTATCCATAAGATGAGATTTCTTGTTGCTCTGTTACAGACGCCCAGTACATATTACTACTGTCTTTGCCATCAATTAACAACAGTTAACTGGAATCAATTCAATTCATATTGCACACACTCTTACGCCAGAAACCACTTTCCTTGCCCTACCATCATCTTACCtcatattaaagaaaataccaGATTTAACCATTTACCCGTCGCATGCATTACATAACAATcaatatcaaatttgattttatgtaacACATATGCATTTATACACAAAAGCAGAGGAAAacgaaaaaagagaaaacaacaagaagaagaagaagaagaggaaaaaggatTAATGGGGCGTCAATGGGGGAGAAGCTATCCCCTTTGGCTGCCCACCCCAAGGCAACCCATTTAATGCAACGTACAACTCCCATTACTTGCTTGCTGTTGGGGGAGGGGTACCTTGTGGGCTCCATTGTTATCACAATACAAAGGAATTGAAAACATAATAGTCGGAACCATATCAATCTCCGAAAGAAATTTCTGAATCCAAACAGTTTCCTTATCAGCACACATGCCATAACATATTTGGCTTCAATGGTTG
This genomic stretch from Diospyros lotus cultivar Yz01 chromosome 1, ASM1463336v1, whole genome shotgun sequence harbors:
- the LOC127801339 gene encoding pentatricopeptide repeat-containing protein At4g18520, chloroplastic: MPSPTIVIPQVTLFLPPPRPDIQPPRSSTQRKNFKTTVTKNFRRDFPQNLGSFSWVNPPSTTHFSDLLNSQEEAQTGFSSNPLINQLVHPNVLASRLQSCYSVEEVRKLHAIALKCFTSSVTYVDNNLISAYLRFGDLVCACKLFDEMSVRNVVSWTAILNGYLRFGLNDEALWFYKEFIGSGVRANCKTFVCLLNLCSRRLDYRLGQQVHACIIKGNSSNLVVDSAIVYFYARCGDLLSAVCAFDTMPNHDVVSWTTMISVCSQLGWTEEALSLFSRMLLEGFSPNEFTVCSVLKACGDKKALKFGKQLHAAVAKKVFKNDVFIGTSLVDMYAKCQEIADSRKVFDGMRKRNTVTWTSIIAGYACNGLGEQAISLFRIMRRRNIFVNNLTMVSVLKACGLVRCLQLGKEVHAQLIKNFTQSDIYIGSTLVWLYCKCNEYSAASKVLQLMAFKDVVSWTAMISGCAGLGHEYEALEFLKEMLGEGVEPNPFTYSSALKACAKLENIEQGRLIHSSVSKTPAFSNVFVGSALIFMYTKCGYISEAIQVFDSLPERNLVSWKAMIVGYAKNGLCQEALKLMYRMQAEGVAVDDYIRATVLTACGDIDWNKDPSTEHCLHST